CGGCTGGAGCGACAACGCTGCTGATCTGTTTCCACAGTGCGAAGATGCTGAAGAGCGGCGGGCGCACGTTCATCGTGGCGGGCCTGCTGGCAGGCATCTACGGCTTTCTCTACATCGCGCTCCAATTGCAGGATTACGCCTTGCTGCTCGGAACGGGAGGGTTATTCGCGGTGCTGGGCGCGGTGATCTGGTTCACGCGGAACATTGATTGGTATGCGCGGGATCGCGCCTGAGCGGAGCGCCTTGAGCAATGGACCGCGGTGTTCCCACCCCGGCATCAAGCATGGCCATGCAACATTGAGCGGGAAGCCTGGATGCAGGGTCAAAAGACAGCCGTTCCGTTATGAAGATACTAAAGCTTGCCTTAAAGCACGAGACCGCCATGCCGGTGCTCGCTTTGTTGATTGCCTCCGGCGCCTGCGTGGCGCTGGTGATGGCGCGAATTGCCTCAACGGGCAACCTGCGTTACAGCTTCCTGACATGGAACCTGTTCCTGGCCTGGCTGCCGCTGATCTTTGCGCTGCTGGCTTGCGAGCGCTATCAAGGCGCCGCGCGGTGGAACCTGGCTTTCGTGAGCCTGGCTGGCGCATGGCTGTTGTTCTTTCCCAACGCGCCCTACATCTTCACGGATTTGATTCACCTTAATTCCCGCCATCTCGGCCATTTCTGGGTGGATCTAGTGCTGATCCTGCTCTGCGCGGTCACGGGACTGGTGCTGGGTTTCCTATCCCTTTACCTGATGCAGTCGGTGGTGGAGCGGATGTTCGGCCGGGCGGTGAGCTGGCTGTTTATCTGCGGGGTGGCGGCGTTGAGCGGATTCGGTATTTATCTGGGCCGCTTCATGCGCTTCAACAGCTGGGACGTGCTGTTCAAGCCACGACAGGTCTATCACGGCATTGGCAGCTGGGTTGCCGATCCCCTGGCCAATTCCACCTCCTTTGTCTTTCCCATCCTCTTCGGCGCATTCCTGTTCCTCTCCTACTTGATGCTCTTTGCGTTAACGCATTTGCGACCCGCGCAGGCGATGGCACTGCCGCGGAGAAACGAGCAGGCCGCCGCGATTTGACATTCCTGGTCCGCTGAACCCCGGGTTTGGCCTATTCGACGCGAATCTCCTGTCGCTCGGTCAAACAGCGGGTTGGCGGTGGAAATCCAGGCTTGAGCTCTGGCGCCGCCCGGATACCTTAACCTCATGCCGATTTACGAGTTTCATTGCGCTAACTGCGAGCAAGACAGCGAAATCCTGGTACGTTCCACACGTTGGAAGGGGACCAAGTGCCCGCAATGCGGCTCGGCTAAACTCTCCAAGAAGCTCTCGGTCTTCGCTTCCTCGGTGGCCAGCCCGACCAGCGCCGCGCCGGCGTGCGACGGCAAGGGCGGCGGTGGTTGCGGATGCTGCTGCGGCGGCGGCAAGCATCATCACTGATCCCGTTAACCCGCCACTTCCCGGGCGGTGATCGCCCGCAAATCCGGCACCGCCCAGTCGGGCTGGTGCGCTTCGAGCTCTTCCAGCCGGCTTCCCCCGGTCGCCACCGCCAGCACTTTGGCGCGGATGGCCCGTCCGCACCGGATATCGTTGGGGGTATCTCCCACCACCAGCACTTCGTCTCCGCGCAGTTCGGTGCCGAGCAGGCGGCTGCCGCGCTGCTGCGCCACGGCGGCAATCCGATCGCGCTCTTCGTGGTCGTCGCCGAACGCGCCTGTCTCGAATGCGTCCCACATCTGGAAGTGGCGCAGTTTGATTTCGGCGCCCAGCCGGATGTTGCCCGTCAGCAGGCCCAGCAACGGCGCGTGCGGCAGCGCCTGCAGCT
Above is a genomic segment from Candidatus Paceibacterota bacterium containing:
- a CDS encoding DUF1361 domain-containing protein, which gives rise to MKILKLALKHETAMPVLALLIASGACVALVMARIASTGNLRYSFLTWNLFLAWLPLIFALLACERYQGAARWNLAFVSLAGAWLLFFPNAPYIFTDLIHLNSRHLGHFWVDLVLILLCAVTGLVLGFLSLYLMQSVVERMFGRAVSWLFICGVAALSGFGIYLGRFMRFNSWDVLFKPRQVYHGIGSWVADPLANSTSFVFPILFGAFLFLSYLMLFALTHLRPAQAMALPRRNEQAAAI
- a CDS encoding zinc ribbon domain-containing protein; amino-acid sequence: MPIYEFHCANCEQDSEILVRSTRWKGTKCPQCGSAKLSKKLSVFASSVASPTSAAPACDGKGGGGCGCCCGGGKHHH
- a CDS encoding HAD family hydrolase, with translation MIRLVLFDIDGTLIRTGGAGVRAFAETFASEFNTVDGFERLQFPGRTDTGLVREFFGFHQIAPTPENFTRFFQRYVFCLDHILRESKTAVCPGVWEFLRELQALPHAPLLGLLTGNIRLGAEIKLRHFQMWDAFETGAFGDDHEERDRIAAVAQQRGSRLLGTELRGDEVLVVGDTPNDIRCGRAIRAKVLAVATGGSRLEELEAHQPDWAVPDLRAITAREVAG